The following proteins are co-located in the Dromiciops gliroides isolate mDroGli1 chromosome 2, mDroGli1.pri, whole genome shotgun sequence genome:
- the CLRN3 gene encoding clarin-3 yields MPTIQKTLMFAMGFVTSLASFATVCAVLGLPEWVTGKIEFRDSSFTNGTILVTYGLFRGMSTQELNSGLAESDLVFEVLKILPNSSRKSLHSVVIVLLFLSLFTSLLSSGLTFFNSISNPYQTWLGPTSIFVWNGLNMAFVLVAMILFVVNTQANGLSVALSSLLYSSQGNIYGSTTHIYGYVFWLMIPILLFNSITILLITVYQNLRYHRKQEHRKPMENAPKDGILF; encoded by the exons ATGCCAACAATCCAGAAGACGCTGATGTTTGCCATGGGCTTCGTGACCAGCCTGGCTTCCTTTGCGACTGTGTGTGCTGTTCTGGGTCTCCCAGAGTGGGTCACAGGGAAGATCGAATTCAGAGACAGCAGTTTCACCAATGGGACTATTCTTGTCACGTATGGATTGTTCCGTGGCATGAGTACCCAAGAACTGAATTCAGGGCTAGCAGAATCAGACCTAGTCTTTGAAG TTTTAAAGATATTGCCAAACTCTTCTCGGAAAAGTCTCCACTCGGTGGTCATCGTCCTGTTGTTCCTCAGTTTGTTCACGTCGCTGCTGAGTTCTGGGTTGACATTCTTCAACAGCATCAGTAATCCCTACCAGACGTGGCTCGGCCCCACCAGCATTTTTGTTTGGAACGGACTAAATa TGGCCTTTGTCCTTGTGGCCATGATCCTGTTTGTCGTGAACACGCAGGCCAACGGCCTTTCTGTAGCACTGAGCTCACTACTTTACTCGTCGCAAGGAAACATATACGGCAGCACGACTCACATATATGGATACGTGTTCTGGCTCATGATCCCCATCCTGCTCTTCAACAGCATCACCATCCTCCTCATCACTGTCTACCAGAATTTGAGGTACCACAGGAAGCAGGAGCATCGGAAGCCCATGGAAAACGCACCAAAAGATGGGATTCTGTTCTGA